A genomic stretch from candidate division KSB1 bacterium includes:
- a CDS encoding FkbM family methyltransferase translates to MNPLFRAMARKIMAPRKGYPTDLTPKSEVEHLIRSLWPLRGGKELIRLGPSGDGGYLVPDDLEGIVACYSPGVSTVSGFEWECAERGMQVFLADASVDKPAVDHPRFHFTKKFIGAFDEGEFTTLSRWVDAAALPPQTDFLLQMDIEGYEYETLLSTPIDLMQRFRIIVIEFHWLDQLWNRPFFRIASRAVHKLLLTHACVHIHPNNCRPTLSHLGLEIPEYAEFTFYRRDRITDTGFANRFPHPLDCDNTDDLPVPLPKCWYGSAETREN, encoded by the coding sequence TTGAATCCGCTCTTTCGCGCCATGGCGCGAAAAATCATGGCGCCGCGCAAAGGCTATCCGACTGATCTGACTCCCAAAAGCGAGGTGGAACACCTGATTCGCTCTCTTTGGCCGCTGCGCGGCGGTAAAGAGCTGATTCGGCTTGGACCAAGCGGCGACGGCGGCTATCTGGTCCCCGACGATCTGGAAGGCATCGTCGCCTGCTATTCACCGGGTGTGAGCACGGTTTCCGGCTTTGAATGGGAGTGCGCCGAACGAGGAATGCAGGTTTTTCTTGCCGATGCCTCGGTCGACAAGCCGGCTGTCGATCATCCGCGGTTCCATTTTACGAAAAAATTCATCGGCGCCTTCGATGAGGGCGAGTTCACGACGCTGAGCCGCTGGGTCGATGCCGCCGCTCTGCCGCCGCAGACCGACTTTCTGCTGCAGATGGACATCGAAGGATACGAGTACGAAACCCTCCTTTCGACGCCGATCGACCTGATGCAGCGTTTCCGCATTATCGTGATTGAATTTCACTGGCTGGACCAGTTGTGGAACCGACCGTTCTTTCGCATTGCCTCGCGGGCGGTACATAAGCTGCTGTTGACTCATGCCTGCGTGCACATTCATCCCAACAACTGTCGGCCGACTCTATCGCACCTCGGCTTAGAAATTCCCGAGTACGCCGAATTTACGTTTTATCGACGCGACCGTATTACCGACACCGGCTTTGCGAATCGCTTTCCTCATCCGCTCGATTGCGACAATACCGATGATCTGCCGGTTCCGCTTCCCAAGTGTTGGTACGGATCTGCGGAAACGCGTGAAAATTAG
- a CDS encoding PmoA family protein: MRAVHLMRHRFNVSFLLAALALGVLPCYGESNPIAKLTLAAEHDLYEAPISIDLSDLAGIPFDELRLYELTKGRRRPVPCQLDPAFTPRLWWVADGLTKKGSRRVYELVAEKATPFRQLTCLADSGRILLKDGEQPMLAYQAAVVPAPEGESPLFARSGFIHPLWAPGGQVLTRIQPPDHYHHYGIWNPWTKTRFQGREVDFWNIGGGQGTVRFAGVLSTVSGPVFAGFKVRQEHVDFTGGREVVALNEVWEVRAWATGEPQRLRICDLHTTLSCASDSALILEAYRYGGGIGFRALELWNKDNCSVLTSEGLTRSDADGSRARWCRLEGDDGAGGRMGILFLSFPANREHPEPMRVWPLDANNGRGDLFFEFCPIRHREWVLEPGREYALHYRLVVFQGSLSPEECERFWQSFAHPPRVKIERLSKAAKTGR, encoded by the coding sequence ATGCGGGCTGTTCATTTGATGCGCCATCGATTTAACGTTTCCTTTTTACTCGCCGCCTTGGCGCTCGGCGTCCTCCCGTGTTACGGCGAAAGCAATCCGATAGCCAAACTGACGCTGGCGGCCGAGCATGATCTCTACGAAGCGCCGATTTCTATCGACTTGAGCGATTTAGCCGGTATTCCGTTCGATGAATTGCGGCTTTATGAGCTCACCAAAGGAAGGCGACGGCCGGTCCCTTGTCAGCTCGATCCGGCTTTTACGCCGCGCCTTTGGTGGGTAGCGGACGGACTGACCAAAAAGGGAAGCAGGCGCGTTTATGAGTTGGTCGCCGAAAAAGCGACTCCTTTTCGGCAGCTGACTTGTCTGGCAGACAGCGGGCGGATTCTGCTGAAGGACGGCGAGCAGCCTATGCTGGCCTATCAAGCCGCAGTGGTGCCGGCGCCGGAAGGCGAGAGTCCTCTGTTCGCCCGCAGCGGCTTTATTCATCCCCTATGGGCGCCCGGCGGACAGGTGCTGACCCGCATCCAGCCGCCCGATCACTATCATCATTACGGTATCTGGAACCCGTGGACGAAAACCCGTTTTCAGGGGCGCGAGGTCGACTTTTGGAACATCGGCGGCGGCCAGGGCACGGTGCGTTTTGCCGGCGTATTGTCGACGGTAAGCGGCCCAGTCTTTGCTGGATTCAAGGTGCGGCAGGAGCATGTGGATTTTACCGGCGGTCGAGAGGTTGTTGCGTTGAACGAAGTGTGGGAGGTGCGCGCCTGGGCAACCGGCGAACCGCAACGGCTGCGAATATGCGACCTGCATACGACGCTCTCCTGCGCCTCCGACAGCGCGCTGATTTTAGAAGCCTACCGTTACGGCGGCGGCATCGGTTTTCGCGCGCTGGAATTATGGAACAAGGACAACTGTTCGGTCTTGACTTCCGAGGGCTTGACCCGAAGCGATGCGGACGGCAGCCGTGCCCGCTGGTGCCGTCTGGAAGGCGACGACGGAGCCGGCGGTCGTATGGGCATTCTCTTTCTCAGCTTTCCGGCCAATCGAGAACATCCCGAGCCCATGCGCGTTTGGCCGTTGGATGCCAACAACGGTCGCGGCGATCTGTTCTTCGAATTTTGTCCCATACGCCATCGCGAATGGGTGCTGGAACCCGGCCGCGAGTATGCCCTGCACTATCGCCTGGTGGTCTTTCAAGGGAGCTTGTCTCCAGAAGAATGCGAACGCTTTTGGCAGAGCTTTGCGCATCCGCCGCGAGTCAAGATCGAGCGTTTGAGCAAAGCAGCTAAAACCGGGCGTTAG
- a CDS encoding ThuA domain-containing protein: MMGKTIISMILLCTSLLTAKERPNVLIFTRNGEGYVHDNIAASVEALQGICKKRGFTATVSDDPQVFTEENLRRFKAVIFSNTNNEVFDTDAQRLAFMRYIQAGGGFMGIHSACATERRWPWFWAMVGGAFVRHPELQKFSIVVVDSMHPATKFLPKVWPWEDECYLIDHLNPDIRILLAVDLRTVRDDQLEKFPGKVFGDYYPLAWYHEYDGGRQFYTALGHKIEHYRDPLFLRHLEGGLLWVVQGRRIDFRKATAANVELLEKPYGLQ; encoded by the coding sequence ATGATGGGCAAAACGATCATCTCGATGATTCTACTCTGTACCTCCCTATTGACGGCCAAAGAGCGGCCGAATGTTTTGATCTTTACGCGCAACGGCGAGGGATATGTTCATGACAATATTGCCGCGAGCGTCGAGGCTCTGCAGGGCATTTGCAAAAAGCGCGGCTTTACGGCAACCGTCAGCGACGATCCGCAGGTGTTTACCGAGGAAAATTTGCGCCGTTTCAAAGCCGTGATTTTCAGCAATACCAACAATGAGGTGTTCGACACCGACGCGCAGCGTTTGGCATTTATGCGTTACATTCAGGCGGGCGGCGGTTTTATGGGAATTCACTCCGCCTGCGCCACGGAAAGGCGTTGGCCGTGGTTTTGGGCTATGGTCGGCGGCGCGTTCGTGCGCCATCCGGAGCTGCAAAAATTCTCCATTGTGGTAGTCGATTCGATGCATCCGGCGACGAAATTTCTGCCCAAAGTTTGGCCCTGGGAAGACGAGTGCTATTTGATCGACCACCTCAATCCCGATATCCGCATCCTGCTGGCCGTTGATTTGCGCACGGTTCGCGATGACCAGTTGGAAAAGTTTCCCGGCAAAGTGTTTGGAGATTACTATCCCTTGGCGTGGTACCATGAATACGACGGCGGCAGGCAATTCTACACCGCCTTGGGACACAAAATCGAGCATTACCGCGACCCGCTTTTTCTGCGGCATTTGGAAGGCGGGCTTTTGTGGGTTGTTCAGGGACGCAGGATCGATTTTCGCAAAGCCACGGCGGCTAACGTCGAACTATTGGAGAAACCGTACGGTTTGCAATAG